Proteins encoded by one window of Dromaius novaehollandiae isolate bDroNov1 unplaced genomic scaffold, bDroNov1.hap1 HAP1_SCAFFOLD_30, whole genome shotgun sequence:
- the LOC135325818 gene encoding olfactory receptor 14J1-like, translating into MISRGPWSARHTQPAQTRAPDRDLIEDPHAQGQQTSNGSSFTEFLLLAFADTRQLQLLHFSLFLGIYLAALLGNGLIITAIACDHRLHTPMYFFLLNLSLLDLGTISTTVPKSMANSLWDTRAISDSGCAAQVFHFTFLLSTEYSVLTVMAYDRYVAICKPLHYGTIMGSRACVKMAAAAWASGFLNALLHTANTFSIPLCYGNVLEQFFCEIPQILKLSCSNSYLREIGALVLTLCSGFGCFVCIVVSYVQIFTAVLRIPSEQGQHKAFSMCLPHLAVVSLFVSTIIFAYLKPPSISSPALDLVVAVLYLVVPPAVNPLIYSMRNRELRDALKK; encoded by the exons aTGATTAGCAGAGGCCCCTGGTCTGcacggcacactcagccagctcaaaccagagctccagacagGGACCTGATCGAAg atCCCCATGCCCAGGGTCAGCAAAcgtccaacggcagctccttcactgagttcctcctcctggcatttgcagacacccggcagctgcagctcttgcacttctccctcttcctgggcatctacctggctgccctcctgggcaacggcctcatcatcacagccatagcctgcgaccaccgcctccacacccccatgtacttcttcctcctcaacctctccctccttgaccttggcaccatctccaccactgtccccaaatccatggccaattccctgtgggacaccagggccatttccgactcaggatgtgctgcccaggtctttcattttacttttctcttgTCGACTGAGTATTctgttctcactgtcatggcctatgatcgctatgttgccatctgcaagcccctgcactatgggaccatcatgggcagcagagcgtgtgtcaaaatggcagcagctgcctgggccagtgggtttctcaatgctctcctgcacactgccaacacattttcaataccactctgctaTGGCAATGtcctggagcagttcttctgtgaaattccccagatcctcaagctctcctgctcaaactcctacctcagggaaattGGGGCTCTTGTGCTTACTCTTTGTTCAGGCTTCGGGTGTTTCGTCtgcattgtggtgtcctacgtgcagatcttcactgctgtgctgaggatcccctctgagcagggacagcacaaagccttttccatgtgcctccctcacctggctgtggtctccctgtttgtcagcactatcatatttgcctacctgaagcccccctccatctcctccccagctctggatctggtggtggctgttttgtacttggtggtgcctccagcagtgaaccccctcatctacagcatgaggaacagggagctcagggatgccctgaagaaa